From a region of the Fusarium verticillioides 7600 chromosome 9, whole genome shotgun sequence genome:
- a CDS encoding cytochrome P450 oxidoreductase: MPSRTKSTFTCAEVESHNSTSSCYVTIGSSVYDITEFVEYHPGGDTLILDYAGQDVKKIMMDYVAHFHSESAYEILGNYYVGSVGIPKAAANNSSAQSSDDAVDTEDSDLETHPRTGMSCEQDLSKETDIDSDYKKHRFLDLSRPLFPQIWFGGFSKEFYIDQVHRPRHYKGGSSAPLFGNFLEPLSKTPWWMIPTLWLPCVIYGTYLASYGINTLFSCIGYWLFGLFIWSFIEYSMHRFLFHLDDYLPDNRVAITLHFLLHGIHHYLPMDKYRLVMPPTLFIVLAIPFWKLAHLLFGSWHIATAAFCGGLFGYICYDMTHYFVHHENLPLWYKQLKKHHLQHHFLDYENGFGVTSRFWDNIFGTALNQP; this comes from the exons ATGCCGTCCCGCACGAAGTCAACATTCACATGCGCCGAAGTCGAGTCGCATAATTCTACCTCTTCGTGCTACGTCACGATCGGCTCCAGCGTGTACGATATCACCGAATTCGTCGAATACCACCCCGGTGGCGacaccctcatcctcgactaCGCTGGCCAAGACGTGAAGAAGATTATGATGGACTACGTAGCCCATTTTCATTCTGAGTCCGCATATGAGATACTCGGAAATTATTATGTGGGATCTGTAGGTATTCCAAAGGCCGCCGCGAACAATAGCTCTGCGCAATCTTCCGACGACGCTGTCGACACTGAGGATAGTGACCTCGAAACGCACCCCCGGACCGGAATGTCATGTGAACAAGACCTGAGCAAGGAAACCGACATCGATAGCGACTACAAGAAGCATAgattccttgatctcagccgTCCCCTTTTCCCCCAGATCTGGTTTGGCGGGTTCAGTAAGGAGTTCTATATTGACCAAGTACATCGCCCACGCCACTACAAGGGGGGCAGTTCTGCACCTCTTTTTGGGAACTTCCTCGAGCCACTCTCCAAGACGCCGTGGTGGATGATCCCTACACTGTGGCTGCCCTGCGTCATCTATGGAACTTACCTGGCAAGTTACGGTATCAATACTTTATTCTCTTGTATTGGTTACTGGCTCTTTGGACTTTTCATCTGGTCCTTCATAGAGTATTCTATGCATCGGTTTCTATTCCACCTCGACGA TTACCTACCTGACAACAGGGTTGCCATAACACTACACTTCCTGTTGCATGGCATCCACCATTACCTGCCTATGGATAAATATCGCCTTGTCATGCCGCCGACACTCTTCATCGTACTTGCAATTCCTTTCTGGAAGCTGGCACACCTTCTCTTTGGCAGCTGGCATATCGCCACCGCGGCTTTCTGTGGTGGCCTCTTCGGCTATATCTGCTACGACATGACTCATTACTTCGTGCACCATGAAAATCTTCCCCTTTGGTATAAGCAGCTTAAGAAACATCACCTGCAGCATCATTTCCTAGACTATGAGAATGGCTTTGGTGTTACCTCCAGGTTCTGGGATAACATCTTCGGTACAGCTCTGAACCAACCATGA